In Candidatus Methylomirabilota bacterium, a genomic segment contains:
- a CDS encoding ABC transporter ATP-binding protein, with protein MSAPTPLLELRHLTTHYVSARGTRVVAAVEDVSLRLHAGDTLGVVGESGSGKTTLALTILRLLPPAARIVRGEILFEGEDLLKKPAGKMRRIRGKRIAMILQDPMASLNPLFTIGDQIAESIRVHEGASRGSAWTRAHDLLKAVKISAPETRVREYPHQMSGGMRQRIVGAIAISCEPKLLIADEPTTSLDVTIQAQYLRLLRELQRAHGLALIFITHNLGIVAKMCDRVAVMYAGRVVESGPVKRIFNAPAHPYTRALLESIPRLGDRDQRLTVIDGQPPDLAALPGGCAFHPRCAQAMDRCRADDSPAFDVADDHAARCWLAAPGEAARLFNLTR; from the coding sequence ATGAGCGCGCCGACACCCCTGCTCGAGCTCCGACACCTCACCACGCACTACGTCTCGGCGCGCGGCACCCGCGTCGTGGCGGCGGTGGAAGACGTGTCCCTGCGCTTGCACGCCGGCGACACGCTCGGGGTCGTGGGCGAGTCCGGCTCCGGCAAGACGACGCTGGCGCTCACCATCCTGCGTTTGCTGCCGCCGGCGGCCCGCATCGTGCGCGGCGAGATCCTGTTCGAGGGGGAAGACCTCCTCAAGAAGCCCGCCGGCAAGATGCGCCGGATCCGTGGCAAGCGCATCGCCATGATCCTGCAGGATCCGATGGCCTCGTTGAACCCGCTCTTCACCATCGGCGATCAGATCGCCGAGTCCATCCGCGTCCACGAGGGGGCCAGTCGCGGCTCGGCCTGGACACGGGCGCACGATCTGCTGAAGGCGGTGAAGATCTCCGCCCCCGAGACGCGCGTGCGGGAATACCCGCACCAGATGTCGGGCGGAATGCGGCAGCGCATCGTCGGCGCCATCGCCATCTCCTGCGAGCCCAAGCTGCTCATCGCCGACGAGCCGACGACCAGCCTCGACGTGACCATCCAGGCGCAGTACCTCAGGCTCCTGCGCGAGCTGCAGCGCGCGCACGGTCTCGCGCTGATCTTCATCACCCACAACCTCGGCATCGTGGCCAAGATGTGCGACCGTGTCGCCGTCATGTACGCCGGCCGGGTCGTCGAGTCGGGCCCGGTGAAGCGCATCTTCAACGCGCCCGCCCACCCCTACACGCGGGCCCTGCTGGAGTCGATCCCGCGGCTGGGCGACCGCGACCAACGGCTCACTGTCATCGACGGCCAGCCGCCCGACCTGGCGGCGCTGCCCGGGGGCTGCGCCTTCCACCCGCGGTGCGCGCAGGCCATGGACCGCTGCCGCGCCGACGATTCGCCCGCGTTCGACGTCGCCGACGACCACGCCGCGCGCTGCTGGCTGGCCGCCCCCGGCGAGGCGGCGCGCCTCTTCAACCTCACACGCTGA
- a CDS encoding dipeptide ABC transporter ATP-binding protein — protein MALLDAEDLVKHFPVRGGLFSRDRGRVRAVDGVSFAIEQGRTLGLVGESGCGKSTTAKLVLKLEQPTAGLIRWEGRNLAELDAAGLRAYRRSVQAVFQDPYASLNPRIRVGAIIAEPLVTNERLGASEVDRRMQRLLDLVGLPARARDLFPHEFSGGQRQRIAIARALALEPKLVVLDEPVSALDVSIRAQILNLLRDLQARLGLAYLFIAHDLAAVAHMSHTVAVMYLGKIVEIGDGRAIATHPKHPYTQALFSAALPSHPDEQREEIILAGEVPSPLHPPTGCRFHPRCPHAMARCALDEPRLGPVNGRLTACHLYDAVTPEAAGRR, from the coding sequence ATGGCCCTGCTCGACGCCGAAGACCTCGTCAAGCACTTCCCGGTCCGCGGCGGCCTCTTCTCGCGCGACCGAGGCCGTGTTCGCGCCGTCGACGGCGTCTCGTTCGCGATCGAGCAGGGCCGGACGCTGGGTCTGGTGGGCGAGTCGGGGTGCGGCAAGTCGACGACGGCCAAGCTCGTGCTCAAGCTCGAGCAGCCGACCGCCGGCCTGATCCGCTGGGAGGGGCGGAACCTCGCCGAGCTCGACGCGGCGGGGCTGCGCGCCTACCGCCGCTCGGTGCAGGCGGTCTTCCAAGACCCGTACGCGTCGCTGAACCCTCGCATACGGGTGGGCGCCATCATCGCCGAGCCACTCGTCACCAACGAGCGCCTCGGGGCCTCCGAGGTCGACCGGCGCATGCAGCGCCTCCTCGACCTGGTGGGCCTGCCGGCGCGCGCGCGGGACCTCTTCCCCCACGAGTTCTCGGGTGGCCAGCGGCAGCGCATCGCCATCGCCCGCGCGCTGGCGCTCGAGCCGAAGCTGGTGGTGCTCGACGAGCCGGTCTCGGCGCTCGACGTCTCGATCCGCGCTCAGATCCTGAATCTGCTGCGCGATCTCCAGGCGCGGCTCGGCCTCGCCTACCTCTTCATCGCCCACGACCTGGCGGCCGTCGCCCACATGAGCCATACCGTCGCCGTCATGTACCTGGGCAAGATCGTGGAGATCGGCGACGGGCGGGCGATCGCCACGCACCCCAAGCATCCCTACACGCAGGCGCTGTTCTCGGCGGCGCTGCCCTCGCACCCGGACGAGCAGCGCGAGGAGATCATCCTGGCCGGCGAGGTGCCGAGCCCGCTCCATCCGCCCACGGGCTGCCGCTTCCACCCCCGCTGCCCGCACGCGATGGCCCGCTGCGCACTCGACGAGCCTCGCCTGGGGCCCGTGAACGGCCGTCTGACCGCCTGCCACCTGTACGACGCCGTCACACCGGAGGCGGCCGGGCGCCGATAG
- a CDS encoding response regulator, protein MLLVEDDADTRELLTTLLQRCGARVTAVGSASEALMTIALTQPDVLVSDIAMPGEDGYALIRKIRLRDADQGRWLPAVALTAYARDEDRARALAAGYQRHLTKPVDPAALARTVAVLSGRVRAA, encoded by the coding sequence GTGCTCCTGGTCGAGGACGACGCCGACACGCGCGAGCTGCTGACGACGCTGCTCCAACGGTGCGGGGCCCGCGTGACCGCCGTCGGCTCCGCGAGCGAGGCGCTCATGACTATCGCCCTCACCCAGCCGGATGTCCTGGTGAGCGACATCGCCATGCCCGGCGAGGACGGCTATGCGCTGATCCGCAAGATCCGGCTGCGTGACGCCGACCAGGGCCGGTGGCTGCCGGCCGTCGCGCTCACGGCCTACGCGCGGGACGAAGACCGGGCCCGCGCGCTGGCGGCCGGCTATCAGAGGCACCTCACCAAGCCGGTCGATCCGGCCGCGCTGGCGCGGACGGTGGCGGTCCTCTCGGGTCGCGTCCGCGCCGCCTAG
- a CDS encoding aminotransferase class V-fold PLP-dependent enzyme, which translates to MWALDPAVAFLNHGSFGACPAPVLEAQQRLRQEMEREPVRFLGRELEGRLDAARAGLGAFLGAEPDDLAFVPNATTGVNTVLKSLAFGPDDELLTTDHLYDACRNALEFAARRAGARVVVAPVPFPLDHEQRVVDAVLGAVTRRTRLALLDHVTSPTGLVLPLGRLVAELARDGIDTLVDGAHAPGMLPLDLRALGAAYYAGNCHKWLCAPKGAAFLHVRHDRQAGIRPLVLSHGANSPRADRSRFRLEFDWTGTHDPTAYLAVPEAIRVLGAALPGGWPALMARNRALALAARRRLAEALGLAPPCPDAMIGSLAAVPLPDADRPMPPRRDPLQVALLERFRIEVPVIAWPASPGRLLRVSAQLYNTPEQYLRLADALGTLLAP; encoded by the coding sequence GTGTGGGCGCTCGATCCAGCCGTCGCCTTCCTGAATCACGGCTCCTTCGGCGCGTGCCCCGCGCCCGTGCTGGAGGCGCAGCAGCGCCTGCGCCAGGAGATGGAGCGCGAGCCCGTGCGCTTCCTGGGACGCGAGCTCGAGGGCCGGCTCGACGCCGCCCGGGCGGGGCTGGGAGCCTTCCTCGGCGCCGAGCCCGACGACCTCGCCTTCGTGCCCAACGCGACGACCGGCGTGAACACCGTTTTGAAGTCGCTCGCCTTCGGGCCGGACGACGAGCTGCTGACGACCGACCACCTCTACGACGCCTGCCGCAACGCCCTCGAGTTCGCCGCCCGGCGCGCCGGCGCTCGGGTCGTCGTCGCGCCCGTTCCCTTTCCCCTGGACCACGAGCAGCGCGTCGTCGACGCGGTCCTCGGCGCCGTCACGCGGCGGACCCGGCTCGCCCTGCTCGACCACGTGACGAGCCCCACGGGCCTGGTGCTTCCGCTCGGGCGCCTCGTCGCCGAGCTGGCCCGGGACGGCATCGACACGCTGGTGGACGGCGCCCACGCGCCGGGGATGCTGCCGCTCGATCTCCGGGCGCTGGGGGCGGCCTACTACGCGGGCAATTGCCACAAGTGGCTCTGTGCGCCCAAGGGCGCGGCCTTCCTCCACGTACGCCACGACCGGCAGGCCGGCATCCGGCCGCTGGTGCTGAGCCATGGCGCCAACTCGCCGCGCGCCGACCGCTCGCGCTTCCGCCTGGAGTTCGACTGGACCGGCACTCACGACCCGACGGCCTATCTGGCGGTCCCGGAGGCGATCCGAGTCCTGGGAGCTGCACTGCCGGGCGGCTGGCCGGCGCTGATGGCACGCAATCGCGCGCTGGCGCTCGCGGCCCGGCGCCGGCTGGCCGAGGCCCTGGGCCTCGCCCCGCCGTGCCCGGACGCCATGATCGGCTCGCTGGCGGCCGTCCCGCTGCCGGACGCCGACCGACCGATGCCGCCTCGCCGCGATCCGCTCCAGGTCGCCCTCCTCGAGCGCTTTCGGATCGAGGTGCCGGTGATCGCGTGGCCGGCCTCCCCAGGGCGTCTGCTACGCGTCTCGGCGCAACTTTACAACACGCCGGAGCAGTACCTGCGGCTGGCGGATGCGCTCGGCACGTTGCTGGCGCCGTGA
- a CDS encoding MBL fold metallo-hydrolase, which translates to MRSGLGALLLAGVLLADFTTFAADQPRPGQPAHHAARGFRNLDPDYAYSVVLRARRLVRRSFERTPDRGPTPAVLLNDGAALRANGEHPTATWIGHSSLLVQLDGVNVLTDPNWSDRASPVDFFGPKRLIAPGLRFEDLPPIHAVVISHDHYDHLDEATVRRLALTHHPTFFVPLGLKAWFAEAGIHDVVELDWWEARTFRGLRIVCTPAQHSSGRTLRDQNLRLWASWVIAGRDRRFFFAGDTGYWSGFGEIGRRLGPFDLAAIPIGGYSAYARLHPNHVNPEEALSVFEDVGGRVLVPVHWGTFDMNREFFREPPERLLREALRRGLEKRIALLSPGQTIDW; encoded by the coding sequence ATGCGTTCCGGCCTCGGTGCCCTGCTCCTCGCCGGCGTGCTCCTCGCCGACTTCACGACGTTCGCCGCCGACCAGCCCCGCCCCGGGCAGCCCGCGCACCACGCCGCGCGCGGCTTCCGCAACCTCGACCCCGACTATGCTTACTCGGTCGTGCTCCGCGCGCGGCGGCTCGTGCGTCGGAGCTTCGAGCGCACGCCCGACCGTGGACCGACGCCGGCGGTGCTCCTCAACGACGGCGCCGCCCTGCGCGCCAATGGCGAGCACCCGACGGCCACCTGGATCGGCCACTCCTCGCTGCTCGTGCAGCTCGACGGCGTCAACGTCCTCACCGACCCCAACTGGAGCGATCGCGCCAGCCCCGTCGACTTCTTTGGACCGAAGCGGCTCATCGCCCCCGGGCTGCGCTTCGAAGACCTCCCCCCCATCCACGCGGTGGTGATCTCGCACGACCACTACGACCATCTGGACGAGGCCACCGTCCGCCGCCTGGCCCTCACGCACCATCCGACCTTCTTCGTCCCGCTGGGGCTCAAGGCGTGGTTCGCCGAGGCGGGCATCCACGACGTCGTCGAGCTCGACTGGTGGGAGGCGCGGACCTTCCGCGGCCTGAGGATCGTGTGCACGCCGGCCCAGCACTCCTCCGGCCGCACGCTGCGCGACCAGAATCTCCGCCTGTGGGCCTCGTGGGTCATCGCGGGCCGCGACCGGCGCTTCTTCTTCGCCGGCGACACGGGCTACTGGAGCGGCTTCGGTGAGATCGGTCGGCGGCTCGGCCCCTTCGACCTGGCGGCGATCCCCATCGGGGGCTACAGCGCCTACGCCCGCCTCCATCCGAACCACGTCAACCCGGAGGAAGCGCTCTCGGTCTTCGAGGACGTCGGCGGCCGGGTCCTGGTCCCGGTGCACTGGGGCACCTTCGACATGAATCGCGAGTTCTTCCGCGAGCCCCCCGAGCGCCTGCTGCGCGAAGCGCTCCGGCGGGGACTCGAGAAGCGGATCGCGCTGCTCAGCCCCGGCCAGACGATCGACTGGTGA
- a CDS encoding OsmC family protein, producing MTTMPEGLNPEIRTREIVFEADVQGVTPFLKVATVSRSGTGHMTFVSDEGPNLGGLGSAPTPLMYFSAALAFULLTQVSRYGHMLKVTVNKMRMRVTARYRVEGSVLNDTVEATMLGAETTLELESPDPPERVAKVVRNAERGCFVMQALLKPVAVTGTTLLNGALLPG from the coding sequence ATGACGACAATGCCCGAGGGTCTGAACCCCGAGATCCGAACGCGGGAGATTGTATTCGAAGCCGACGTGCAGGGGGTAACGCCCTTTCTGAAGGTCGCCACCGTCAGCCGCAGCGGTACCGGCCACATGACGTTCGTCTCCGACGAGGGGCCGAACCTCGGCGGCCTCGGCTCGGCCCCGACGCCCCTCATGTACTTCAGCGCCGCTCTGGCGTTCTGACTCCTGACCCAGGTGTCCCGGTACGGGCACATGCTCAAGGTGACGGTGAACAAGATGCGGATGCGGGTGACCGCGCGCTACCGGGTCGAGGGCTCGGTGCTGAACGACACGGTCGAGGCCACCATGCTCGGTGCCGAGACCACGCTGGAACTGGAGTCGCCCGACCCGCCGGAGCGGGTGGCCAAGGTGGTGCGCAACGCCGAGCGCGGGTGCTTCGTGATGCAGGCGCTGCTCAAGCCGGTCGCCGTGACGGGCACGACGCTTCTGAACGGCGCGCTGCTCCCGGGGTAG
- a CDS encoding tripartite tricarboxylate transporter substrate binding protein, protein MIHTALVTLAILLALVAGASAADEPYPTRPITIVNPFPPGGLADLTMRPLVPAMERILKQPVVLVNKPGASGAVGMQSAAVAKPDGYTILVSVPAISLLPEVDALFGRTPVFTRDQFVGIARINADPTILVVNADLPWKTLHELLEDARKRPGEIIFSSSGIYGASHVPMEMLLQAAGGLKMRHLPTAGGGPATTAVLGAHAHLWASTTGPAAPHIKSGKFRALAVSGATRHPNFPDVPTLKELGYDVEYYLWIALFAPKNTPANALRVLREATQKAVQEPDVKAAMDKIQVPIAYQDGDEFNAWWDADARRLAAVIKRIGKVESK, encoded by the coding sequence ATGATTCATACGGCCCTCGTCACCCTCGCCATCCTGCTCGCCCTCGTCGCGGGCGCCTCCGCGGCCGACGAGCCGTACCCCACCCGCCCGATCACCATCGTCAACCCGTTCCCGCCCGGCGGACTCGCCGACCTCACGATGCGCCCCTTGGTGCCAGCGATGGAGCGCATCCTCAAGCAACCGGTCGTCCTCGTCAACAAGCCCGGCGCGTCGGGGGCCGTCGGCATGCAGTCGGCGGCGGTGGCCAAGCCCGATGGCTACACGATCCTCGTCTCCGTCCCCGCCATCTCACTGCTCCCTGAGGTCGACGCCCTGTTCGGGCGGACGCCGGTCTTCACGCGCGACCAGTTCGTCGGGATCGCCCGCATCAACGCCGATCCCACGATCCTGGTGGTGAACGCGGATCTGCCATGGAAGACCCTCCACGAGCTGCTCGAAGACGCGCGGAAGCGGCCGGGGGAGATCATCTTCTCGTCCTCGGGAATCTACGGGGCCTCCCACGTGCCGATGGAGATGCTGCTGCAGGCGGCGGGCGGCCTCAAGATGCGCCACCTGCCGACCGCGGGCGGCGGCCCAGCCACGACCGCGGTCCTTGGCGCCCACGCCCACCTCTGGGCCTCGACCACGGGGCCGGCGGCGCCCCACATCAAGTCCGGCAAGTTCCGGGCGCTGGCCGTCTCGGGCGCCACCCGGCACCCGAACTTCCCCGACGTCCCGACCCTGAAGGAGCTGGGTTACGACGTCGAGTACTACCTGTGGATCGCGCTCTTCGCGCCCAAGAACACTCCGGCGAACGCCTTGCGGGTACTGCGGGAGGCGACGCAGAAGGCCGTACAGGAGCCGGACGTCAAGGCCGCCATGGACAAGATCCAGGTGCCCATCGCCTACCAGGACGGCGACGAGTTCAACGCCTGGTGGGACGCGGATGCGCGGCGGCTGGCCGCCGTGATCAAACGCATCGGCAAGGTCGAGTCGAAGTAG
- a CDS encoding arsenate reductase ArsC, with translation MTNVIFACVRNAGRSQMAAAFFNVLADSQKARAISAGTEPAERVHPEVVAVMREVGIDLSGARPQRLTTELAAGARLLVTMGCGEACPFVPGLKRNDWPIDDPHRQPIERVREIRDEVRQRVETLVAAEAWTKTRP, from the coding sequence GTGATCTTCGCTTGCGTCCGCAACGCCGGGCGCTCGCAGATGGCCGCCGCCTTCTTTAACGTGCTGGCTGATTCCCAGAAAGCGCGGGCTATCTCGGCAGGGACCGAGCCGGCGGAGCGAGTCCATCCGGAGGTCGTCGCCGTCATGCGCGAGGTCGGGATCGATCTCAGCGGTGCCCGGCCTCAGCGTCTGACCACCGAACTCGCCGCCGGCGCGCGGTTGCTGGTCACCATGGGCTGCGGCGAAGCCTGTCCCTTCGTGCCCGGCCTGAAGCGGAACGACTGGCCGATCGACGATCCCCACCGGCAGCCGATCGAGCGCGTGCGTGAGATCCGCGACGAGGTTCGCCAGCGCGTCGAGACGCTCGTCGCCGCCGAAGCCTGGACGAAGACCCGGCCGTAG